Proteins encoded within one genomic window of Pedobacter africanus:
- a CDS encoding DUF4843 domain-containing protein: MKKRYMILLLFIALAGCKRNELQYFEEEVPFLNIWLGTRGSVLDSITHNFAYSSGNKDSILFYYRIAGYPANQDRKFELSTSDNDAKLLNFSFGSYSVPAGKSEGNFVLYVDKPIDKNLFLNKDLKVTFQVKSTTVFQPAVKEQSSLRIIFKNAVTKPDNWENAALPYLPLRNFFGVYSNEKYKFVIQVTGMSNFAVYRTVAVNPELEPNTITEIHARALQSQCKIALEKYKADNGKDLLDENNIPIVFP; the protein is encoded by the coding sequence ATGAAAAAAAGATATATGATCCTGCTGTTGTTCATAGCCCTGGCAGGTTGCAAAAGGAACGAATTACAGTATTTCGAAGAAGAAGTTCCATTTTTAAATATCTGGTTAGGTACAAGAGGAAGTGTACTGGACAGTATAACCCATAATTTTGCCTACAGTTCCGGAAACAAAGATTCTATATTGTTTTATTACCGTATTGCGGGTTATCCTGCTAACCAGGACCGGAAATTTGAACTGTCCACTTCCGACAATGATGCCAAACTCCTGAATTTTTCTTTTGGTTCCTATAGCGTGCCTGCCGGAAAATCGGAAGGGAATTTTGTGTTGTATGTAGATAAGCCTATCGACAAGAATTTGTTTCTTAATAAGGACCTGAAAGTTACTTTTCAGGTGAAGTCAACAACTGTATTTCAGCCTGCGGTAAAAGAGCAATCCAGCTTACGTATCATCTTCAAAAATGCTGTTACCAAACCAGATAACTGGGAAAATGCTGCGCTGCCTTACCTGCCGCTACGCAACTTCTTCGGGGTTTACAGCAATGAGAAATACAAATTTGTGATTCAGGTCACAGGCATGTCCAACTTTGCAGTATACAGAACTGTTGCGGTGAACCCTGAACTGGAGCCAAATACGATTACCGAAATTCATGCCAGGGCCTTGCAGAGCCAATGTAAAATAGCATTGGAGAAATACAAGGCCGACAATGGAAAGGATTTACTGGATGAAAATAATATTCCCATTGTATTTCCATAG
- a CDS encoding PKD-like family lipoprotein, with product MKLINNIALWVLGASLFCTSCYKDKGNYDYKPLEEVLIDTANRNIKESYAIYRYDELNIDPKIFFNGAEITSPDQVKDKLQFTWAIYQGTSGGQVYSRDTLSNEIKLRKQISKPAGRWIVVLGVKNMGTNVETYMKFNVQVDEQLSDGWMLLYEKNGNTDVGLIVDDWTKKGVVQTRTFADMIAASNGAALSGEPRALLHSSAPIATAEVLIASARDFVAVEKSSFLVFYPIDKLFWNYMPGGEIQSVSASNGRKEVAIYNNRIHAANYNQSGTSRVNFFGSPYNGNYGELEKWSATAFGASYEAVVYDKTAKKFLNVPASGTAVQSFATQLQTAPFDVNNVGLDAEAFDWGRGNGTPAVGYEYSIMKNSTDRYLLVSNFTTAAANQIASGKYNITGIPIATPVRTLAAAFGGNYTLMGTANAVYLHRYMQGGAATVEWNAPVNEEVTCVRLQKFYYNAAVTSLLLPRPNTVVYIGTWNGSTKTGKVYAYGIDPTSGTISKSTERVYTGFGKITDMTYKWSL from the coding sequence ATGAAATTGATAAATAATATAGCCCTATGGGTATTGGGGGCCAGCCTTTTTTGTACTTCCTGTTACAAAGACAAAGGGAATTATGATTATAAACCTTTGGAAGAAGTGCTGATCGACACAGCAAATAGAAACATCAAGGAGTCTTATGCCATATACAGGTACGATGAACTGAACATCGACCCTAAAATTTTTTTTAACGGAGCAGAAATAACCAGCCCAGACCAGGTGAAAGACAAGTTGCAATTTACCTGGGCAATTTATCAGGGTACCTCTGGTGGACAGGTATATTCACGTGATACTTTGTCCAATGAAATCAAATTGCGCAAGCAAATCTCAAAACCGGCCGGAAGGTGGATTGTCGTGCTGGGTGTGAAAAATATGGGCACAAATGTAGAAACCTATATGAAATTTAATGTTCAGGTGGATGAGCAACTTTCGGATGGCTGGATGCTGCTTTATGAAAAAAACGGAAATACCGACGTGGGGCTGATCGTAGACGACTGGACAAAGAAAGGGGTTGTACAAACACGGACTTTTGCCGACATGATTGCTGCTTCCAATGGTGCGGCGCTTTCCGGTGAACCCCGTGCGCTGTTGCATTCTTCAGCACCAATTGCTACAGCAGAAGTACTCATCGCATCTGCACGTGATTTTGTAGCTGTGGAAAAATCGTCTTTCCTGGTTTTTTATCCTATCGATAAATTGTTCTGGAACTATATGCCAGGTGGTGAAATTCAAAGTGTATCGGCCAGTAATGGCCGAAAAGAGGTTGCCATTTATAACAACAGAATACATGCGGCAAATTACAACCAGTCGGGCACCAGCAGGGTGAATTTTTTCGGCTCCCCATACAATGGGAATTATGGAGAACTTGAAAAATGGTCAGCCACGGCATTTGGAGCCAGCTACGAGGCGGTAGTTTATGATAAGACGGCTAAAAAATTCCTGAATGTACCTGCCAGCGGAACAGCGGTGCAGTCATTTGCCACGCAGCTGCAAACTGCGCCTTTTGATGTCAATAATGTTGGGCTGGATGCAGAAGCTTTTGACTGGGGCCGGGGCAATGGTACCCCAGCAGTTGGTTATGAATATAGCATCATGAAAAACAGCACCGACCGCTATCTGCTGGTCAGCAATTTTACCACCGCTGCAGCAAACCAGATTGCAAGCGGTAAATATAATATAACCGGTATTCCAATTGCCACTCCGGTAAGAACACTCGCTGCTGCTTTTGGCGGAAACTATACGCTAATGGGTACTGCCAATGCAGTTTATCTGCACCGTTATATGCAAGGCGGAGCAGCAACGGTAGAATGGAATGCCCCGGTTAACGAGGAAGTAACCTGCGTGCGCCTACAGAAGTTTTACTACAACGCAGCGGTAACAAGCCTGTTATTGCCCCGACCAAATACAGTGGTTTATATAGGTACCTGGAACGGCAGCACCAAAACAGGTAAAGTCTATGCCTATGGCATTGACCCAACCAGCGGCACTATCAGCAAATCTACAGAGCGTGTTTATACGGGATTCGGAAAAATTACCGACATGACCTATAAATGGAGTCTCTAA